A single window of Hyla sarda isolate aHylSar1 chromosome 2, aHylSar1.hap1, whole genome shotgun sequence DNA harbors:
- the LOC130357822 gene encoding uncharacterized protein LOC130357822, whose amino-acid sequence MDDVTVFCADQRSVTALVQTCEDFGRALGAKVNCRKSEAMLFGEWHLASSAHFPFTVKPDFIQILGVWFGKEGAALKSWQDRLGKINSKIGLWSSRKLSIEGKALVLRSEVLPVLQYTAQAWPAHTTVCKAITQTVFCFIWGKMGRLKRTVIYKEPRKGGKGIPDIPTLLRASFACVSVQRTLVEKTGSAGRSMSHLFLMPLWRQLGWDKWDSSIPYNGNAPWFYGDVVRFVREHQLEGLKPDLWKPKTIYKLIRAKDLTELVPGLPAATAETVWTNVASKRLTNGHKDLSWMAIKGGLYLRSFMHARNLCTTRYCPRCPYVEETSLHVFWQCPFAQGLLDALEHELRDSVPRSCLSYHSVLYGLFPGTHDMEAIQEAWRLVNCFKDAVWLARNRLVINRENMSVRDSRRFIKSLLRDYSILDSLAVDEEEEE is encoded by the coding sequence atggacgacgtgaccgtcttctgcgctgaccagcgttcagtgactgcactcgtccagacctgcgaagACTTTGGCAGAGCtttgggggcaaaagtcaactgcaggAAGTCAgaagccatgctcttcggggaatggcacctggcttcttcagctcacttcccctttactgttaagccggacttcattcaaattcttggagtctggttcgggaaggaaggagcggcccttaagtcttggcaagaccgactaggaaagataaactctaagatcggactgtggagctccagaaagctctcgattgaaggcaaggcacttgtcctgcggagtgaagttttgcctgtgctccagtataccgcacaggcctggcctgcccataccaccgtttgcaaggccatcacccagacagtgttttgcttcatctggggcaaaatgggcagactcaagaggactgtgatatacaaggagccccgcaagggtgggaagggaatacctgatatccccactctgctgagggcctcctttgcatgtgtcagcgtgcagcggactcttgttgaaaagactggctcagcgggcaggtccatgtctcacttgtttctcatgcccctctggagacagctgggctgggacaagtgggacagctccatcccttacaatgGGAACGCTCcatggttctatggggatgttgtccggtttgtgagggagcaccagctggaaggactgaaacccgacctatggaagccgaagacaatctacaagctcatccgagctaaggacttgactgagctggttccgggactccccgcagccactgcagagacagtttggactaatgtggcctcaaagcggcttaccaatggacacaaggacttgtcgtggatggccatcAAGGGAGGACTCTAtctcaggtcgttcatgcatgcccgcaacctgtgcacaacccggtactgcccccggtgcccctatgtggaggaaacatctttgcacgtgttttggcagtgcccctttgcacagggtctgttggatgccctggaacatgaactaagagactctgtacccaggagctgcctatcgtaccattcggtgctttacggtctgttccctgggacccacgacatggaggccatccaggaggcctggcgccttgtgaactgttttaaggacgcagtgtggcttgccaggaaccgcctcgtgatcaacagggagaacatgtccgtccgggactcccgcaggttcatcaagagcctgcttagagactattccatcttggacagcctggccgttgatgaggaagaagaggagtga